From the genome of candidate division TA06 bacterium:
AGCCCCGAAGCATAATGCTTCGGGGCTTTTCTTTTCTAAATTCAAATTGAAATCACATTTCGATGATCGGTTCCAGCTTTTCGTTCAACGCCTGCTCGATACTATCCAGATGCAGCGGTGGGACCGGGATCCAGGTAACCAATGGCTCCTTGTCCCGGTGGATGGACATCACCGGGTCCTTGCGTAATTGCAGAAGCTTGGTCTTGATATGGCCCTGCCCCAGTTTTAGTACCGAATATTTAGGACTTCCCGAAGACAAGTTTTTTTCTTTATAAAAAACTAAATACACCCCGGTAAGATCCTTCAAGCAACTTTCGCAAAGCTCCAGCTCAAATAATTTATGCCATTGGCCATTGCTCTTTTTTGCCCACTTCATTTTTAGAAAATGTTATATGTTATTAAAATATTTGACAACTATAGTGATCTTTATGTTGGACCTTGATTATTATATTATGTACTGGGATCGTTTGACCTGGCTGTTTTTGACACAAGTTGGAGTATATTAGAAATTAGAGAACAAAACGCTTTCCTTGGTTCCCGAAAATGCTGAATTATTTCAAATATAAAAAGCCCCTTCATCTCTGAAGGGGCTTTTGTTTTTCCTAATTATTTCTTTCCTTTTTTCTTAACCGATTTTTTCATGATTTTCTTGGCTGCTTTCTTCGGCGCAGCCTTTTTCACCGCGGACACCGAGCCGCTGGGCTGAGCCTGTCGAAGACCGTGTCGAGGTGTAGCCTTCCGCTTCCCATTTCCCGGTTTTTTATTTTCTTTGCCAGGCTTACCAGTTTTAAGGTCCTTGATGGCCGCCTGGGCCAGAGCCAGCCTGGCGATGGGCACCCTGAACGGCGAACAGGAAACATAGTTCATTCCGGCCCGGTGGCAGAACTCGACCGAGGACGGCTCCCCGCCGTGTTCCCCGCAGATGCCGACCTTCAGGTGCGGCCGGGTGGTCCGGCCCCGCTTGATGCCCATTTCGATCAGTTCGCCCACGCCTTCCTGGTCCAGCAGCTGGAAGGGGTCGGCCGGCAGGATCTTCTTGTCCACGTAGTCCGGCACAAAGCCTCCGATGTCGTCGCGGGAGAAGCCGAAGGTCATCTGGGTCAGGTCGTTGGTGCCGAAGGAAAAGAACTCGGCGGTCTCGGCTATCTTTCCGGCGGTCAGCGCAGCCCTCGGGATCTCGATCATGGTACCGTACATGTAATCTATCTTCTTGACGCCCTGCTGGGCGCAGACCTCGGCGTAGATCCGGTCCACTATGGCCTTCTGATCGGCCAGTTCGTTCTTCATCCCCACCACCGGAACCATGATCTCCGGGTAGATCCTCTTGCCGGCCTTCACCAGTTCCACGGTGGATTCAAATATGGCCTTCACCTGCATCTCGGTGATCTCGGGGAAGGTCACGCCCAATCTGACCCCCCGGTGGCCCATCATGGGGTTGGATTCGTGCAGGCCGTCGGCCCGCTTGTTAAGCTCATCGGGGGTGATGCCCAAAGACTGGGCCAGCTTGTTGCGCTCGTCCTGGCGGGTGGGCACGAACTCGTGCAGCGGCGGATCCAGCAGTCTGATGGTCACCGGCAGTCCGTCCATCACCTCCAAAGTGGCCTTGATGTCCTTCTTGACGAAGGGATACAGTTCGTTCAGGGCCGCCCGGCGCTCGGCCTGGTCCTTGGAGACGATCATCTTGCGCAGGCAGAACAGCGGGGCCTCGGAGTTCTTGCCGTAGAACATGTGCTCGGTCCGGAACAGCCCGATGCCCTCGGCCCCAAAACCCCTGGCCTTGGCGGCGTCCTCCGGGGTGTCGGCGTTGGTGCGAACCTTGAGCTGGCGGAAGGAGTCGGCGTATTTCATGAAGGTCAAAAAGCGGGGATTCTCGGTGGCGTCCATCATGGCCAGCTGGCCGGCGTAGATGTAGCCCCGGGTGCCGTTGAGGGTGATAAAGTCGCCTTCCCGGAAGATCTTGTCCCCGGCTTTCATGGTCTTGGTGTGAACGTCTATGTGCAGGCTGCCGGCGCCCACGATGCAGCACTTGCCCCAGCCCCGGGCCACCAAGGCCGCGTGGGAGGTCATTCCGCCCCGGGCGGTCAATATGCCGGCCGCAGCCCGCATCCCTTCCACGTCCTCGGGGTTGGTCTCTTCGCGGACCAGGATCACTTTCTTGCCCTGCTTCAGCCATTCCACCGCGTCATTGGCGGTAAAGACTATCTGGCCGTAGGCCCCGCCCGGTCCGGCCGGCAGGCCCTTGGCCAGCACCTGGGCGTTCTTCTCGGCACTGGGATCCACGATGGGGTGCAGCAGCTCGTCCAGCTGGGCCGGTGAGACCCGCATCACCGCGTCCGATCTGGCGATCAGCTTCTCCTCCACCATGTCCATGGCCATGTTCAGGGCGGCGGTCCCGGTGCGCTTGCCCACCCGGCACTGCAGCATCCACAGCCGTCCGTCCTGGATGGTGAACTCTATGTCCTGCATGTCGCGGTAATGCTTTTCCAGCCGGCTGCGGTAGCCGTCCAGTTCCTTATACAGGGCCGGCATGGCGGTCTCCAGCGAAGGCAGTGACTTGTTCTGCTCGTTCTTGGTTGACTCGTTCAGCGGGCTGGGGGTGCGGATCCCGGCCACCACGTCCTCGCCCTGGGCGTTGACCAGCCATTCCCCGTAGAAATGGTTGTCGCCGTTGGCCGGGTTGCGGGAGAAGGCCACCCCGGTGGCCGAGGTCTGCCCCATGTTGCCGAAGACCATGGCTTGGACGTTGACCGCGGTTCCCCACTCGTCGGGGATGCCCTCGATCCGGCGGTAGGAGATGGCCCGCTTGCCGTTCCAGGAGGAGAACACGGCGCCGATCCCGCCCCACAGCTGGTCGGCGGCGTTATCGGGGAAATCCCGGCCGATCACCTCTTTGACCTTGGCCTTGAACCGGTCGCACAAATCTTTCAGGTCGGCCTCGGAGATGTCGGCGTCGGTCTGGTAGCCTTTCTGCTTTTTGACCGCGCCCAGCATGTCGTCCAGCTGTTTGCGGATGCCCTTGCCCTCTTCGGGCTCTATCCCGGCGGCCTTCTCCATCACTACGTCGGAGTACATCATGATCAGCCTCCGGTAGGCATCGTAGACGAAGCGGGGGTTTTGGGTCTTCTTGATCATCCCGGGGATGGTCTTGGAGCACAGCCCCACGTTGAGCACGGTCTCCATCATCCCGGGCATGGAACTGCGGGCCCCGGATCGTACCGACAGCAGCAGGGGATCGTTGGCGTCGCCGAACTTCATGCCCATCACCTTTTCCACCCGAGCCAGGGCATCGTTGACCTGCTTGTTGAGCTCGGCGGGATATTTCTTGTTGTTCTTATAGAAGGCGGTGCACAATTCCGTGGTGATGGTGAAACCGGCCGGCACCGGGATGCCCAGATGGCACATCTCGGCCAGGTTGGCGCCCTTGCCGCCTAAAAGATTTTTGTCCTTGGCTCCTCCCTCGGCGGCCTTGCCCCCGAAGAAATACACGAACTTAGGCATGGTACCTTTCTCCTTTGGATATATATGAAGATTTTAGTGATCTCAAGCAGACAGATGCCCGGAAAAATAACAAACTGTGATTGTAGCACAGATGGAACTGATTTTCAAGATAAGAGTTGTTTGGAAAAGAGAAGTTATAAGGCAGAATATAAATAATCACCGCTGTTTCATGCCCCAAAAGGCAGCAAAAAACCTCCGGAAAACCGGAGGTTCTGGAGTTTTTCAGCGATACGCGTCCTTACGGTCGTCAATGGTCAGCAGGTAAACTATCTTTTCCTTTTGATCTATGGCATAAAACAGCCGGTGGTCTCCGATCCGGTACCGCCAGGTGTCCGGCGAATAACCCCGTAATTTCCGGATCTGGGGGCCAAAGCAGGGTTCCTGCCTTAACCGGGGATAGACGTACG
Proteins encoded in this window:
- a CDS encoding pyruvate, phosphate dikinase, translating into MPKFVYFFGGKAAEGGAKDKNLLGGKGANLAEMCHLGIPVPAGFTITTELCTAFYKNNKKYPAELNKQVNDALARVEKVMGMKFGDANDPLLLSVRSGARSSMPGMMETVLNVGLCSKTIPGMIKKTQNPRFVYDAYRRLIMMYSDVVMEKAAGIEPEEGKGIRKQLDDMLGAVKKQKGYQTDADISEADLKDLCDRFKAKVKEVIGRDFPDNAADQLWGGIGAVFSSWNGKRAISYRRIEGIPDEWGTAVNVQAMVFGNMGQTSATGVAFSRNPANGDNHFYGEWLVNAQGEDVVAGIRTPSPLNESTKNEQNKSLPSLETAMPALYKELDGYRSRLEKHYRDMQDIEFTIQDGRLWMLQCRVGKRTGTAALNMAMDMVEEKLIARSDAVMRVSPAQLDELLHPIVDPSAEKNAQVLAKGLPAGPGGAYGQIVFTANDAVEWLKQGKKVILVREETNPEDVEGMRAAAGILTARGGMTSHAALVARGWGKCCIVGAGSLHIDVHTKTMKAGDKIFREGDFITLNGTRGYIYAGQLAMMDATENPRFLTFMKYADSFRQLKVRTNADTPEDAAKARGFGAEGIGLFRTEHMFYGKNSEAPLFCLRKMIVSKDQAERRAALNELYPFVKKDIKATLEVMDGLPVTIRLLDPPLHEFVPTRQDERNKLAQSLGITPDELNKRADGLHESNPMMGHRGVRLGVTFPEITEMQVKAIFESTVELVKAGKRIYPEIMVPVVGMKNELADQKAIVDRIYAEVCAQQGVKKIDYMYGTMIEIPRAALTAGKIAETAEFFSFGTNDLTQMTFGFSRDDIGGFVPDYVDKKILPADPFQLLDQEGVGELIEMGIKRGRTTRPHLKVGICGEHGGEPSSVEFCHRAGMNYVSCSPFRVPIARLALAQAAIKDLKTGKPGKENKKPGNGKRKATPRHGLRQAQPSGSVSAVKKAAPKKAAKKIMKKSVKKKGKK
- a CDS encoding type II toxin-antitoxin system RelE/ParE family toxin, with translation MPRPRRAALPEFRIFETAEFLSRLKRIEPGRREFLERKIKAYVYPRLRQEPCFGPQIRKLRGYSPDTWRYRIGDHRLFYAIDQKEKIVYLLTIDDRKDAYR